The DNA sequence CCATAACCAGTAAAGATTTGATGTTCGAGGTGTTTTTCAAACTTCAGGTCATTGTTCAAATGAACGGAACCCCCTATGGCTCCGGTACCAAACTGTACACTGCCACCACCACTGCGTATGGCCACCGAACTGTAGTTCAAAGGATTGATCGTATTAAAATCTACCTGACCGTTCAACTGGGAATTGATATTGATCCCATTCCATATCACGGCGGTATGTGAGGCATTCGTGCCCCGAAATGCCGGTGAAGAGACCATTCCCAAGCCGTTTTCCTTAAAATAGATATTACTGTTAAAGGTCAGAAGCGAAGTGAGAAAGATACCATTCCGTTGTATGGTACTATCTTTTAGCTCGGCTACTTTATGCCCTTCAGCATACCGTTTTACACGAAAGTCAGACACTACGACCTCATCCAAATTTTGCAATGGCAAATCTTGGGCGGCAGCCTGTACAAAAACAAGTAAAAAGAATACTATATTGTGCCAGAGATTTTTTATCATCCAAACTTTTATCCCGAAAGTTTACTATTCAGTGTTTGATTTCTGGCAGGTCTCCTGGCTTGCAACTTGTTATTTGACCTTCCCATCCCGATAGCTATCAGAACAGTGGTATGAAGAAAATAACAACTTATCAACGATAAGATGCCGAAACAGGTTCGGCACATGCTTACAGTTGCGGGAACAGCTCCGGATTTACACCGGATTCCCTTTTAATTCCATACATCAGCTGATGAACGAAAACCAAAATTCATTGCGAATGTAATCATTTTAGCTTTATGTACTACTTTTGAATCCATGCAAAAAAACCTATACAGATTTTTGGCGTGTTTGCTTCTTTGTTTTTTGGTCGTTGGTTGTCATGAGCAAAAAAGGGCACCTCAAGCGGCCATAAGTCATGCGGAAAAAATCATTGTCAACTATGCAAAAGGGTTCACGGTTGAACGAAATGGTGAATTCATCGTATTGGAAGTAACATCGCCTTGGCCCGGTGCAGACAAAGGATTTAGGTATGCTTTGGTACCAAGGGAAAAACTGTCATCGATCACCCTGCCCCGAGATGGCTATGACGCCATTGTGCCCATACCGGTCAACAATATGGTAGTGACCTCCACCACGCACATTCCGGCTTTGGAAGCATTGGGAGGGTTAAACAAATTGATAGGTTTTCCAGACACAAAGTACATCTCATCTAAGGCAGCCAGAAAACTGATCGCTGAAGAAAAAATATTGGAACTGGGCAGCAATGAGAGCCTAAACACCGAAATGGTCTTGGCGCTCAAACCAGAGGTTCTGGTGGGTTTTTCGGTAAGCAATCAAAATTCAGCATATTCAATCATTGAAAATGCCGGCATACCTGTTACGTATAACGGTGATTGGGTAGAGCAAAGCCCGTTGGGCAAGGCTGAATGGATAAAGTTTTTTGGGGTTTTATTGGGTAAGGAAAAGGAAGCCGATAGTATTTTCAATGAGATTGAGAAATCATATCAAGAAATAAAGTCGATTGCCGCTAAGGTTGATAAAAAATCCACAGTGTTGAGTGGAGCCCTTTACAAAGATGTCTGGTACTTGCCGGGCGGTGAAAGTTGGGCCGCACGATTCATCGAGGATGCGAATGCAGCATATCTTTGGAGCGATACCGAAGGTACCGGAAGTCTCGGCCTCAGCCTTGAAGCCGTTCTTGAGAAAGGTCAAGAAGCTGATTTTTGGTTGGCACCTTCCCAATTTACCACGTATGAAGAAATGAAAACTGCCAACAATCATTACCAACGATTTAAGGCTTTTAAAGAAAAACACGTTTATACGGTAGCTTTTACGAAAGGTGAAACAGGTGGACTTTTATACTATGAATTGGCCCCCCAACGCCCAGATTTGGTATTGAAAGATCTGGTGTACATCTTTCATCCAGAGCTACTGTCCGAATACAATCCTTTTTTTTTCAAACCCCTGCGATAAATGGCCAATCATAACATGTTCAGGGTTTCTTACCTTTTGCTTCTGATAGCATTTCTGGCAGCCGGAATATTGAATATCAGTTTGGGTTCGGTTTCCATTCCATTTGAAACTACCGTGAAAAGCCTTTTGGGGTATACTTTGGAAAATGAATCATGGCAGTACATCATACACAACTATCGCTTGCCCAAGGCCATAACGGCAGTTTTGGTCGGGGGCGGATTGGCCGTTAGCGGGTTGTTGATGCAAACCCTATTTCGAAACCCACTGGCCGGACCTTTTGTGTTGGGCATCAGTTCTGGCGCCAGTTTGGGCGCGGCACTGCTATTGCTCGGTGCATCGTTTTTGGGGGGATGGTTTTCCTTTGGTCTGGCAAATGACCTTTCATTGGCCGTAGCTGCCAGTTTGGGCAGTTTTTTAGTGCTTTTGGTCATTATGTTGGTCGCCAATCGTGTACGTGATACCATGGCCCTTCTTATTATCGGACTCATGTTCGGTAGCATTACGGCGGCCATCGTCAGTGTTTTGGCCTATTTTTCACCTGCGGAAAATCTACAACGTTTTATTTTTTGGTCGTATGGCAGTGTGGGCAACCTATCTTGGACACAGGTCTTGGTTCTTGGCACGATCATTTTGGCAGGGTTGCTCTTGAGCCTATTTACCATCAAAGGCCTGAACGCTTTTTTATTGGGCGAGAACTATGCACAGACCTTGGGCGTTTCTTTGAAAAAAGTACGGTATGCGCTTATCATCGCTACAGGTTTGCTGGCTGGGGGCATTACCGCCTTTGCCGGCCCCATTGCCTTTGTAGGTCTGGCGGTTCCGCATCTTACCCGGCAGATTTTTGATACTATGGAGCACAAAATTTTGTTGCCTGCCGTTTTTCTGTACGGTGCCATTTTGATGTTGCTCTGTGACACCTTGGCCCAGTTGCCCAGTTCGGCCAAAGTATTGCCCATAAATGCAATTACCTCTATAGTGGGGGCCCCAGTGGTTATCTGGCTATTGACCAAAAAGCGGAAAATGATTTTCTGATGGAAGAGGAAAAAAAGAGCATAGCGGTCAGTGACCTGTCCATCGGGTACAAAGATTTGGTGTTAATAAATGAACTGTCGTTCCAGCTCAACAAAGGAGAGTTTTGCGCGATAGTCGGGGTCAACGGAATCGGTAAGTCCACATTGCTCAGAACATTGGCCAAATTGCAGGTAAAACTGCAAGGTGACATATTGGTACAAGAAAAGTTGATGGGCAAGCTATCGCAAAGTGCCTTGGCCAAAAAAATAAGTGTGGTGCTCACTGAGCCCATCGCCTCAAAAAACCTGACCGTACAAGAACTTATCGCTTTAGGGCGTCAACCCTATACAAACTGGCTGGGTACCCTTACCGAGCATGATAGGGAAATTATTCTTCGCAGTCTGAAAACATTTGGGCTAGAGAATATTCAACACAAAAAATGTCATGAACTGAGTGATGGTCAGCAGCAGCGAGTGTTCATCGCCCGGGCCATGGCACAGGACACTTCATTGATTTTGCTGGATGAACCCACCACCCATCTCGATCTGCACCATAAGGTTCAAATCTTCAAATTATTGCAGCAATTGGCCCATGGGCATGACAAAACGATTCTTTTCACTACCCATGAAATTGCACTGGCCATTCAACTCTGTGACAAAATGTTGATTTTAGATGGTAAGGAAAATCCCTTTGGGGAACCTTGCCAACTGATCGAGCAAGGCCATTTTGAACGATTGTTTCCAAAAGAGATGGTGCGATTCGATGCAAGAACGGGGTCATTCAAAGTCACTGAGTAAATTTTTTGCCATTGCCGCAAAAGCAACAATCCATTCCATATCTTTATCTCAAGAATTAATCGTATGGATTCTGATCTGCTATTGATATTGGTTGGCATATTCGCTGTTGTGATCGGTGTTTTGTTGGGGCTGTATATCCAAAGGCTAAAAACACAATCTAAGGGAAGCGTTTGGGAAGAACGCGAAAGACAATTGGAGAATGCCCTTAAATCAGTGGAAGAAGAGAAAAAATCAATATTGGAAAATAGAAGGGTACTGGAAATAAAACTGGCCAAAGAGGAGGAAAAATTTAAGAATTTAGATGAAAAGTTTTTGGCCCAAAAAGAAGAGGTCGAACAGCTACAGGAAAAATTCACCAAAGAGTTCGAGAACCTTGCCAATAAGATCCTCGACGAAAAAAGCGAAAAATTTACCAAACAGAACAAGGTAAACATCGAGAACATATTAACACCCCTGGACAAGAAAATAAAGGAGTTTGAAAAAAAGGTCGAGGAAAACCAAAAACAAAGTTTTGGCATCAATGCTGCGCTTAAAGAACAACTTCGGCTTTTGCAGGAGCAAAATCTAAAAATTACCCAAGAGGCCGAAAATCTGACCAAAGCCTTAAAGGGAGACAGTAAAATGCAAGGCAATTGGGGTGAGTTGGTTTTGGAACGTGTATTGGAAAAATCAGGACTTGAAAAAGACCGTGAGTATAGTGTACAACAAAGTTTCAAATTGGAAGATGGCAGCCGTGTGATGCCCGATGTCATCATTAACCTACCTGATGGTAAAAAGATGGTGGTCGACTCTAAAGTATCGTTGACCGATTATGAACGCTTCATCAATGCAGATGAAGACGATAAACCAAATTTCTTGAAAGACCACCTCAATTCATTGCGCAAACATATTGAGCAGCTCTCGGCAAAGAAGTATGAAGATCTGTATGAAATGGAAAGTCCTGATTTTGTACTGATGTTCGTGCCCATTGAACCTGCCTTTGCCATTGCCATTAATGAAGATAATTCGCTGTACAACAAGGCTTTTGAGCAAAACATTGTAATCGTAACCCCGGCAACCCTACTGGCAACACTGCGCACTATTGATACGATGTGGAGCAACGAAAAACAGCAACGAAATGCCATTGAGATTGCTCGCCAGGCGGGCGCACTGTACGATAAATTTGAGGGATTCGTAATCGATTTGACCAAAGTGGGCAAAAAAATGGACGAGGCCAAAAACGAATACCGGGGGGCCATGAACAAATTGGTTGAAGGCCGTGGTAACATTGTGACAAGTATAGAACGTCTAAAAAAGATGGGCGCCAAAGCCAAAAAATCGATTCCCGAACCTATTTTAAAACGCGCCCAAGAAGATGATGTCGAGCAATCTAAGCTTGAAATCTGACCATGAATTTCAGAAGAACGCTACACTTCACTAGCCGACCGTTATGTTGAATGGTGACTACCGTGTATAGTATTCAGCTATGGTATGGATCTCATCAAGGCGCAGGTTCCACATAAAGTTGATAAACTGCTGATAGCTTTCTGATTGCTCCTCAGGATTTATACGATCTAAATATTTATTGGCCATATACGCTTTACGGGCCTTATGCATTTCCTTAAAGGCTTTGCCCAACCAATCTTTATGGTATTCTACCTCAAAACTTTGTTGAATTCTATATAAGCTCAGATAAATACAAAAGCCATACTTTTTGAGCGCGAACAAATGGGCCACCTGATCTTTTTTTGCTCTTGCCCGCAACTCGGCATATTCACCATTTGCAGTGAGTTTCAACGTATCGACAGCGACATCCCTTAATTCATGAAAATCTGTTTTAAGCTTTTCAATTCGTTGTACAATTTCTGGATGGGTACTTATCGAATCACTTGAAATCTTTTCTTCATATACATAATCATACTTTGTGAAGTCTTCTTTCTCTAGCCACTTTTCTTGAAACGGTTGGTCGGGAATATCAAATATTTCTTTATAGATACCAATATCTAGATTTGCAGGTTTAATGGTATCATACTGCAATGAAAGGTCTAACGCCCTCAAAAATTCCGATGGCTTGTATTTGGTCTTCCTAAGTAGTAAAAAGCCAACAGAATCGGCCTCAAATTCGTGCTTCCTATTTTCCTTGCTATGATTGAATAGTTTCTCTTTTACAATTGAAAAGGCACGTTCTTGTCGATTAAATTTTTGTCTTTTGATGTCTCTAGTCTCTTTTTTCGATTCTTTGGAGTGTTTTTCAATTGCACTTTTTACAATACCATTTTCTGAATGATCTAAAAGTTTATGGGCAATTTCATGGCAGATTATGGCCGCCAATTGTGACTCGTTCTCCAAATAGTGAATTGCACCGGTATTCACGACCATGGTGCCATTGGCAAGACAAAAAGCGTTCAATGAAATATTTCGCGATACCAATAGCTGAAAATCTTTGGGTACCGTCGGGTTTTTTTGATAAATCTCGGTATAGATTTCTTCTACTTTACCATTGAACGGGGTGTTGTACACATATTCTCCCCTATCGATACTTTTGGAAAAAAACGTTTTGAAATCTTCAATATTTTTTTGCAGTTCATCGTTGACCTTGTTTGAATATTTGCCATTCAACTCATCTCCAAACCGATCGAGCTTGTTTACAAAAAACTCCTTGCTGGCTTTTCTATGTTTGTGGTCTAAAGTATCAAGAGTGGTGTTTTTCTGTGAGAATGCACTGGAAAAGACAAAACAAAAAATAAGTAAAAATCTCATTTTCAATAATTTAACCTTTCTAGTCGTACTGCGTTATAGTCTTCTTTTTTGTTAAACTCATGCAACATGATATAACCTCGCTTGGCTACTGAAGGCACAATTACAAATTCTTCGGATCTCGATTCTATGGTCAGCTCTTCCCTATTAAATTCTCCATCAATAATGGTGCATACCCCAAGAATCCTATATTTTTGTTTTTCTTCCTCACCCTGTCTTTTGTCCGTATAAAAGAAGGCGATATCATTGTTCTCATTGCTCAATCGCTGCCAAAACAAAAAATCAGTGTACGCATATTTCGATTTATCTTTTTCAATACGGTCGATACTTTCCAATGTGAAGTCTGGGGTCGTCCGTATCAAAAAGAAGTCTTTGTTTTTATTGACGGTATAGCCCCATAGTACGTTGTAGGCACTTTTATACTCTTCTGTCAAAATATAAACGGATCCATCTTGATTGACAAATGATGCTATTGGGTTCAGTTTATAGTTGCCACCTATAGCACCGTATTTGTTCAAGCGATCGATTTTACCGATCATACTTTCAAACAATAGATCATCCCATTCAATGGTATTGTCTTTTAGTCCAATTTTGGTGCGTCTGAAGCCAATCTGGGATCCGGTGCCATTATTCAAAACCCTGACATCTATCAAATGATCATCTGTTTCCATCCGTGCAAGTACATCGGAAGTATGAACATACTTGCCAGAGATGTCCTCATCCAACACCTGTTCTCCAGTTTCTATATTAAATCCGGCTATCTTGCTCCAATGCTTGGTATTGTAAACATTTTCATACGATGATAGATATTTCGATGAGGCATCGCCCCTATCAAATCGAGAAATGATGGTATACACATTTTTGCTTTTGTTTAGATTTTTCCAGAACATATCTACGTTCATAAACCCTTTTTGAGAACCGGTCGAATCAATGATCTTTTCCCATTTTTTCTCTTTTGCATCATCAAATACCTTTATGGTCACATCATCATAAAACTTTTTGTAACGCTTTCTATCCAAAATCAATGAATAGTCGTTTCTTATCTCATAGACATCGCTATCATATATGTAGCCTTTCTCTTTGAAATTTCTTTTGTCATCCTTTCTTTTCTCTTTAAAGGTTTGATAGGTTTTACAATCTTCAAACGATCCATTCTCTTTATAGCATTGTAGTTTATAAGGTTTTGTTTCTTTTAATTTAAAGTCTACCTCAAGCATATCTGAATATTTGTAATTGTTGAAATAATACCCATATGCAAATGGTAAAAAGATGATTTGGCCATCGGGGTTCATATAAGCTTGAAAAGAGTCTATCGTATTCGAGGCCAAAAATTCCAGATTGGATACCTTGTTCAAGTTCCTGTCCAACAAAACGGCTTCAAAGGCTTTATTTGTCTCATCAACTTCATCTTTGGCATAAATGGAAACATATCCGTACACATCCCTGTCTTCGTCCAATATCACATCAAAACCAACATATTGCCCCAATGAAAGGGCTATCAGATCTTGTGTTTGGGAATAGTTGTAAGAGCTTATAAAAAGAACTGTAAAAAGAGTAAAGAAAAATTTCATCATGGGCTTTATTGTGTACAATTATGGATAAAGTGACTATTATAACGAGCGCTGTCCATATTTATTTGCATCAGTAAATCGTGGGAATGTACATTGGAAAATCACTGAGCGGCCTCCTCGTCCAAAAACCAGGTCAACTTTCCCGACTTTGGCTTTACCAATGCAGCCGGATACTTTTCATGACCTTCTTTTTGATTATGGATTTCATTCACTTTTTCAGCTTTTGAAGCCCCAGTGACCAAAAAAATGACCTCTTTGGCCCTATTGATGACCTTACCGTTTATGGAGACACGTTTTTGCTTGGAATCAGGATGCGTGGCCACCACACAATGGTCATGGGCATTCCAAAGTTCGATTTCATGCGGAAATATCGAAGCCGTATGTCCATCATCGCCCATTCCCAACAGCACCAAATCGAATTGCGGTACACCCGCTACCCTATCTAAATTGATTTCCAAAAGATTGGCATAGCGAAGTGCTTCGCGCTTTGGGTCACTTTCGCCCAAAATTCGATGAATATTGGCTCTCGGAACATCTATCTTTGAAAAAAGATGTTCAACGGTCATCTTATAATTGCTGTCATCATCATCGGGCGGCACGCAGCGTTCATCACCCCAATAAAAATGAATTTTTGACCAATCTATTTTCGGTCCATATTCGGAAGCCAAAACATCGAAAGCTAATTTTGGCGTACTGCCTCCTGAAAGAGCCACATGAAAAGTCTGCTTCCTGTGAACCAAATCCGCAAAGTAGGCCGAGAATTGTTGGGCCACTTCTTGTTTATCTTTATATATCTTTACCTCCATTATTTTGTGTCTGTATTGTCCCCTCCGTAAAATATTCAGTGTGCAGTATGCAGCATCTAACATCCAGCATCTAACATCCAGCGCCCAGCGTCCACCGTCTAACGTCCACCGTCTAACGTCTAACGTCTAACGTCTAACAAATCACACAATACCCGGGATCATCGGCCAAATTCTCACCCGGATTTCGCCAATAACCAATGCCATCAATCAGATCATCGGCATTTTCAGGCCCCCATACCCCAGCGGCATAACCATACATGCGTATATCTTTTCCGTTTTCCCAATACTCTAGAATGGGATCCACAAACTCCCATGCAGCTTCAACCTCATCGGCTCGGGCATAGAGTGTGGCATCACCTTGCATGGCATCGAGCAACAAACGTTCATAAGCCTGCATTACGTGGGTCTCGGTAAGACTTGAATAATAAAAATCAAGGTTTGCCCTTTCGACCTTAAATCCTTGTCCGGGCACTTTCACCCCAAATTTGATGAGCACGCCTTCATCTGGTTGTATTCTGATGATCAACTTGTTGTCTTTACCGCTCATACCTGCATCACTGAATATTTGATGGTGGGGCGACTTGAAGTGTATGACCACTTCGGTCACTTTGGTGGGCATACGTTTAGCGGTACGCACATAGAACGGAACACCATGCCAGCGCCAGTTATCGACAAAAAACTTAATGGCCGCGTAGGTCTCTGTCGTTGAATTGGCATCTACCCCTTCTTCTTCGCGGTAGCCCTTTATTTTTTTACCATTGACCTCTGACGCCACATATTGCGCCCTAATGGTATTTTCATGCAATGTCTTTTCATCACGTATGATGCGCAACGACTTCAATGCTTTCACCTTTTCGTTTCGAATTTCCTCTGGGGCATCACCGATCGGAGGTTCCATGACCACCAAAGACACGATTTGCAACAAGTGGTTTTGAAACATATCCCTTAGGGCCCCTGATTTGTCATAATAGCCCCCTCTTTTCTCAACACCTACACTTTCAGCATTGGTTATTTCTACATGATTGATATAGTTACGATTCCAAAGGGGCTCAAAAATACTGTTGGCAAAGCGGGTCACCAATAGGTTCTGAACAGTTTCTTTACCTAAATAATGGTCAATACGATATATCTGTGATTCATTGAAATATTGTTGCAGTCCGATATTCAATTCTCTGGCCGTTTCTAAACTGTAGCCAAACGGCTTTTCTACGATCAAGCGTTTCCAACCGTTGTTTTGGGTGTTGAGCTTGACGTCTGCCAGATTCTTCGCAATGGTCTCATATAGCGTGGGCGGGGTTGAAAGGTAATAGATAATGTTCCCTGCCGTTTTGAGCATATCGTTCAAATCTTCGATACGGTTTCTGAGTCGTTGGTAATCGGTATCATACGAACT is a window from the Muricauda sp. SCSIO 65647 genome containing:
- the pgl gene encoding 6-phosphogluconolactonase, which produces MEVKIYKDKQEVAQQFSAYFADLVHRKQTFHVALSGGSTPKLAFDVLASEYGPKIDWSKIHFYWGDERCVPPDDDDSNYKMTVEHLFSKIDVPRANIHRILGESDPKREALRYANLLEINLDRVAGVPQFDLVLLGMGDDGHTASIFPHEIELWNAHDHCVVATHPDSKQKRVSINGKVINRAKEVIFLVTGASKAEKVNEIHNQKEGHEKYPAALVKPKSGKLTWFLDEEAAQ
- a CDS encoding ABC transporter ATP-binding protein yields the protein MEEEKKSIAVSDLSIGYKDLVLINELSFQLNKGEFCAIVGVNGIGKSTLLRTLAKLQVKLQGDILVQEKLMGKLSQSALAKKISVVLTEPIASKNLTVQELIALGRQPYTNWLGTLTEHDREIILRSLKTFGLENIQHKKCHELSDGQQQRVFIARAMAQDTSLILLDEPTTHLDLHHKVQIFKLLQQLAHGHDKTILFTTHEIALAIQLCDKMLILDGKENPFGEPCQLIEQGHFERLFPKEMVRFDARTGSFKVTE
- the zwf gene encoding glucose-6-phosphate dehydrogenase, with protein sequence MKKTADQMLVIFGASGDLTARKLVPALFNLHLSNNLPDNFVVLGVSRSDMTDKAFRKKVVLESTYLTEKIKDAGPERVKDFADKFFYEDLGSSYDTDYQRLRNRIEDLNDMLKTAGNIIYYLSTPPTLYETIAKNLADVKLNTQNNGWKRLIVEKPFGYSLETARELNIGLQQYFNESQIYRIDHYLGKETVQNLLVTRFANSIFEPLWNRNYINHVEITNAESVGVEKRGGYYDKSGALRDMFQNHLLQIVSLVVMEPPIGDAPEEIRNEKVKALKSLRIIRDEKTLHENTIRAQYVASEVNGKKIKGYREEEGVDANSTTETYAAIKFFVDNWRWHGVPFYVRTAKRMPTKVTEVVIHFKSPHHQIFSDAGMSGKDNKLIIRIQPDEGVLIKFGVKVPGQGFKVERANLDFYYSSLTETHVMQAYERLLLDAMQGDATLYARADEVEAAWEFVDPILEYWENGKDIRMYGYAAGVWGPENADDLIDGIGYWRNPGENLADDPGYCVIC
- a CDS encoding M48 family metallopeptidase, producing MRFLLIFCFVFSSAFSQKNTTLDTLDHKHRKASKEFFVNKLDRFGDELNGKYSNKVNDELQKNIEDFKTFFSKSIDRGEYVYNTPFNGKVEEIYTEIYQKNPTVPKDFQLLVSRNISLNAFCLANGTMVVNTGAIHYLENESQLAAIICHEIAHKLLDHSENGIVKSAIEKHSKESKKETRDIKRQKFNRQERAFSIVKEKLFNHSKENRKHEFEADSVGFLLLRKTKYKPSEFLRALDLSLQYDTIKPANLDIGIYKEIFDIPDQPFQEKWLEKEDFTKYDYVYEEKISSDSISTHPEIVQRIEKLKTDFHELRDVAVDTLKLTANGEYAELRARAKKDQVAHLFALKKYGFCIYLSLYRIQQSFEVEYHKDWLGKAFKEMHKARKAYMANKYLDRINPEEQSESYQQFINFMWNLRLDEIHTIAEYYTR
- a CDS encoding ABC transporter substrate-binding protein, with product MACLLLCFLVVGCHEQKRAPQAAISHAEKIIVNYAKGFTVERNGEFIVLEVTSPWPGADKGFRYALVPREKLSSITLPRDGYDAIVPIPVNNMVVTSTTHIPALEALGGLNKLIGFPDTKYISSKAARKLIAEEKILELGSNESLNTEMVLALKPEVLVGFSVSNQNSAYSIIENAGIPVTYNGDWVEQSPLGKAEWIKFFGVLLGKEKEADSIFNEIEKSYQEIKSIAAKVDKKSTVLSGALYKDVWYLPGGESWAARFIEDANAAYLWSDTEGTGSLGLSLEAVLEKGQEADFWLAPSQFTTYEEMKTANNHYQRFKAFKEKHVYTVAFTKGETGGLLYYELAPQRPDLVLKDLVYIFHPELLSEYNPFFFKPLR
- a CDS encoding iron ABC transporter permease, which produces MANHNMFRVSYLLLLIAFLAAGILNISLGSVSIPFETTVKSLLGYTLENESWQYIIHNYRLPKAITAVLVGGGLAVSGLLMQTLFRNPLAGPFVLGISSGASLGAALLLLGASFLGGWFSFGLANDLSLAVAASLGSFLVLLVIMLVANRVRDTMALLIIGLMFGSITAAIVSVLAYFSPAENLQRFIFWSYGSVGNLSWTQVLVLGTIILAGLLLSLFTIKGLNAFLLGENYAQTLGVSLKKVRYALIIATGLLAGGITAFAGPIAFVGLAVPHLTRQIFDTMEHKILLPAVFLYGAILMLLCDTLAQLPSSAKVLPINAITSIVGAPVVIWLLTKKRKMIF
- the rmuC gene encoding DNA recombination protein RmuC, whose amino-acid sequence is MDSDLLLILVGIFAVVIGVLLGLYIQRLKTQSKGSVWEERERQLENALKSVEEEKKSILENRRVLEIKLAKEEEKFKNLDEKFLAQKEEVEQLQEKFTKEFENLANKILDEKSEKFTKQNKVNIENILTPLDKKIKEFEKKVEENQKQSFGINAALKEQLRLLQEQNLKITQEAENLTKALKGDSKMQGNWGELVLERVLEKSGLEKDREYSVQQSFKLEDGSRVMPDVIINLPDGKKMVVDSKVSLTDYERFINADEDDKPNFLKDHLNSLRKHIEQLSAKKYEDLYEMESPDFVLMFVPIEPAFAIAINEDNSLYNKAFEQNIVIVTPATLLATLRTIDTMWSNEKQQRNAIEIARQAGALYDKFEGFVIDLTKVGKKMDEAKNEYRGAMNKLVEGRGNIVTSIERLKKMGAKAKKSIPEPILKRAQEDDVEQSKLEI